One genomic region from Anaeromusa acidaminophila DSM 3853 encodes:
- a CDS encoding FeoA family protein: MTKELHLLQPGEKGIVVAVKGGGAIKRRIVDMGMVSGTAVEVCKFAPLGDPMEIKVKGCNLSLRKREAAFIFVELENEEASRCTKND; this comes from the coding sequence ATGACCAAAGAATTGCACCTGCTTCAACCGGGTGAGAAGGGGATCGTTGTAGCCGTGAAAGGCGGCGGCGCTATTAAACGCCGTATTGTGGATATGGGAATGGTAAGCGGTACGGCTGTGGAAGTTTGCAAATTTGCGCCGCTAGGAGATCCTATGGAAATTAAAGTCAAAGGCTGCAATTTATCGCTACGCAAGCGTGAAGCGGCGTTTATTTTCGTAGAACTGGAAAATGAGGAGGCTTCAAGGTGCACGAAGAACGATTGA
- a CDS encoding HD-GYP domain-containing protein produces the protein MLFASGDENGNDFGGGVVECVVRELTEALASAIDAKDGNTYGHSHRVGELAMALGKNLNLDAAQLAELQVAAHLHDVGKIGIPDAILNKAARLTAEEFAVVQRHPVIGWQILRRISSFQQVARIVRHHHERFDGAGYPDGLRGTDIPLASRLIAVADSYDAMTSARSYRKAVSPKEAWQELCRCSGSQFDPEAVKAFRPAVQRAKEWRSYPADHLFFAIRSENDYLNQRKRYSDV, from the coding sequence ATGCTCTTTGCCTCGGGCGATGAAAACGGGAACGACTTTGGCGGGGGCGTCGTTGAGTGCGTAGTAAGGGAACTGACGGAAGCGTTGGCCAGCGCCATTGACGCAAAAGACGGCAATACGTATGGGCACTCCCATCGTGTAGGAGAACTGGCTATGGCGTTGGGGAAGAATTTGAATCTGGACGCAGCGCAACTGGCGGAATTGCAGGTAGCGGCTCATTTACATGACGTGGGAAAAATAGGTATTCCTGATGCAATTTTAAATAAGGCAGCGCGCTTGACGGCGGAAGAATTTGCGGTTGTACAACGGCATCCGGTGATTGGCTGGCAAATTTTGCGGCGGATTAGTTCATTTCAACAGGTGGCGCGTATTGTAAGGCATCATCATGAACGTTTTGACGGGGCTGGTTACCCGGACGGACTTCGCGGGACAGATATTCCGCTAGCCAGTCGACTTATTGCGGTGGCGGATTCCTATGACGCCATGACTAGTGCGCGTTCGTATCGAAAAGCGGTTTCTCCCAAAGAGGCTTGGCAAGAGTTATGTCGGTGCAGTGGCAGCCAGTTTGATCCGGAAGCCGTGAAAGCGTTTCGACCGGCTGTACAAAGAGCAAAAGAATGGCGTTCGTATCCTGCGGATCATCTTTTTTTTGCCATAAGAAGTGAGAATGATTATCTTAATCAGAGAAAGAGGTATAGTGATGTCTGA
- a CDS encoding DUF3793 family protein — protein MESGGEMKQLASWLAVELAPTLAGEKEATILCLRDNRQRPLWTWWRRHHWSVLRGLPLQWRVLRLWDNGAVLFFFRPEVLEACFQRSEHAALLRYCGYDPEASLAKQLDRLTLRFQQEVPHEMGLFLGIPLKDVLGFMGLSQEDRSAGGLWHVYGDPKPSLERMQRWERLRERAKELLRRGLPDVEVLQYALCLGR, from the coding sequence ATGGAAAGTGGCGGGGAAATGAAGCAATTAGCTTCCTGGCTGGCGGTGGAATTGGCGCCGACTTTGGCTGGCGAAAAGGAAGCTACGATTTTATGTCTCCGGGACAATCGTCAGCGACCGCTTTGGACGTGGTGGCGTCGTCACCACTGGAGTGTTTTGAGAGGATTGCCTTTGCAGTGGCGGGTATTGCGTCTATGGGATAATGGCGCGGTGCTGTTCTTTTTTCGACCGGAAGTGTTGGAGGCTTGCTTTCAGCGGTCCGAGCATGCAGCACTGCTCCGCTATTGCGGCTATGACCCCGAGGCTTCCTTAGCTAAGCAGCTAGATCGCTTGACTCTTCGTTTTCAGCAGGAAGTACCGCATGAAATGGGTTTGTTTTTAGGCATTCCGTTAAAAGATGTATTGGGATTTATGGGATTAAGCCAAGAGGACCGCAGCGCCGGAGGCCTTTGGCATGTATATGGAGATCCGAAGCCGTCCCTAGAGCGTATGCAGCGTTGGGAGCGTCTGAGAGAGCGCGCCAAGGAATTATTGCGGCGCGGCTTGCCGGATGTGGAGGTATTGCAATATGCTCTTTGCCTCGGGCGATGA